Genomic DNA from Rathayibacter sp. VKM Ac-2759:
CAGCCACACACCGCGGCATTGCGGGCAGTAGTCGATCTCGATGCCGGAGCGCTCGGAGATGACGAGGGTCGTGTTGTCGAGGGGGCACTGCATGGGAAGCCTTTCGCCGAGAGGGGTGAGGGTTCAGTCGTTGACGGGCACGCGGATGATGAGCCCAGCGGCGACAGCGATGCCGATACCGACCAGGTGCAGTGACGACCAGATGACGTCGAGGAAGGTGAAGGGGAGGATGGGGTTCCACAGCACGACCATCGGTGCGAGCCCGATCAGCCACCACCAGGCGCGGGCTTGGATCGCGAACCACGACATCACCGCCGCGAGGATCGCGACGGTGTAGAGCACGAAGATGTACTCCTCGGTGCCCACGAGTGCCAGCCCGGCGAGCAGCACGATCGCGAGGATGATTCCCGGCGCCAGAGCCATCTTCGCCCTGCTGCGATCCGGGTATCGAGAGGCCGCAGCTCGAGAAGGCGTTCGCCCCTGGTGGGAGCGGGGAGCGGGCCCTCGTCCGGTGCGGCGCCGGCTCTTCGATGGTCGGCTCATCTGCCGATCATACGATCATTCGACACTGACCGCTGTAAGGTCAGTGCATGCTGACTATTGCTTCGCGTCTCGACGTCATGAATCGGTTGGGCCGAGCGATGGCGGATCCCACTCGTTCCCGGATCCTGCTGTCGCTCATCGAGCAGCCGGGTCATCCGGGAGAGCTGGCGGAGGCTCTGGGGTTGACCCGTTCTAACGTGTCGAACCATCTGACGTGTCTGCGTGGGTGCGGAATCGTCGCAGCGATCCCGGAGGGCCGCAGCACGAGATACGAGATCGCGGATCCTCACCTCTCGAAGGCACTGATGGTGATGCTCGACGTCGTACTCGCTGTGGAAGACGGTGCAGGGTGCACGGACGAGAACTGCGACGTCCCGATGTGCTGCGAGGTGAACGCGTGAGCGCTGAGTGCTGCGGCGACGGTGACGAGTCTGCTGCCTCTCGACGGGTCGTCAGGGCGCGGCCGCGACCGACCGGGGATGCGTGCTGCGCCGTGGAGGAGACTCCGGCCGTGGTGACCCTCGGTAAAGGTCCGGTACCCGCTGACTCCCACATGCACGATGAGGGCGGTGAGGATGACGAGCACTCCGACGGGGATGAGCTCGCGCCGTGGTGGCGCGATCGAGGTGTCCTGATCCCGGTCGCGGCCGGAGTTCTGCTCGCGGTCGGCTACCTCCTCGAGTGGACCGGGTTCCCGGTCGCGGGAACGATCGTGCTGGCGGCGAGCCTGCTGGCTGGAGCGTCGACGTTCGTTCCGAGCGCGGTGCGGCGCCTGCTGCGCGGGAAGCTCGGTGTGAGCCTGCTGATGACGATCGCGGCCGTCGGCGCGGTCCTCCTCGGCCACGTCGGAGAGGCCGCCGCCCTGGCCTTCCTGTTCTCCATCGCGGAAGCCCTTGAAGACCGGGCGATGGACAAGGCGCGCGACGGGTTGCGGGCGCTGCTCGATCTGATCCCGCAGACGGCAACCGTCTCCCGTCTGCACGGCGACGTGACCATTCCGGCGCGGGAGCTGCGCGAGCTCGACATCCTCGTCGTCCGTCCGGGTGAGCGGGTGGCAACCGATGGTGTCGTGGTGTCGGGGCGCAGCAGCCTGGACACGTCTGCGATTACCGGCGAGTCGATACCGGTCGAAGTGGGTCCAGGCGACGCCGTTACCGCCGGTTCCATCAACGGGGGCGGTGCTTTGCAGATCGAGGCGACCGCCGCTGGAACCGACAACTCGTTGACGACGATCGTGAAGCTCGTCGAGCAGGCCCACGCACGAAAGGGTGACCGCGCCCGTCTGGCTGATCGCATCGCGAAGCCTCTCGTGCCCGCCGTGTTGATCCTCTCCGCAGGCATCGCCCTGTTCGGTGTCCTGATCGGGGACCCGGGGACGTGGACGGAGCGCGCTCTCGTGGTCCTCGTCGCCGCCTCGCCGTGCGCTCTGGCGATCGCCGTTCCGGTGACCGTCATCTCCGCGATCGGCTCGGCGAGCCGGTTCGGTCTGATCATCAAGTCCGGCGAAGCCTTCGAACGACTGGGCACGGTGCAACTCGTCGCGTTCGACAAGACGGGCACTCTCACCCGCAACAGCCCCATCGTCACTCATGTCGCCACCGCGGACGGCGTCACCCGCGACGAGGTCCTCGCCCTCGCGGCAGCACTGGAGAAACGCAGCACCCATCCCCTCGCTGCGGCGATCGTCGCGGCGGCACCCCTCCACCCTCAGGCAGATGATGTCGTCGAGCATCCTGGAGACGGCCTCACGGGCACTGTCGACGGCACCCCGATCCGGGTGGGAAGCCCGCGCTGGGTGCCCGCCGACGCTCTCACCGCGCAGCTCGAATCGATGGAATCCGAAGGGATGACAGCGGTCGTCGTCGAACAGGCCGATTCGGTTCTGGGCATCATCGGCATCCGAGACGAACTAAAGCCGGAAGCGGCCGCCACCATCGCGGAACTCAAACGTCATCACATCGGCGCCCTGATGCTCACCGGCGACAACACCCGCACCGCGCACGCCCTCGCGCAGCAGGCCGGGATCTCCGAGGTGCGTGCGGAGCAGAAGCCTGACCAGAAGGCCGCGGCGATCGAGGAGTTCCGTCGGCATCGACGAGTCGCGATGATCGGTGACGGGATCAACGACGCGCCCGCGCTGGCGACCGCGGATGTAGGAATCGCGATGGGCGCCACCGGGTCCGCGGCCGCCATCGAATCCGCAGATGTCGCCTTCACCGGCACGGACCTGCGCCTGATCCCCGCCGCGCTGCTCCACGCCAGACGCGGTCGACGCATCATGACCGCGAACCTGATCCTCGCTCTCGGCGTGATCATCGTCCTCTTCCCCCTCGCTCTCACCGGTGTGCTGGGGCTGGCAGGAGTGGTCCTCGTGCACGAGCTGGCGGAGGTCGTCATCATCGCCAACGGAGTGCGCGCGGCCCGCCGCCACACCCCGCTCACTCCACAGCCCGCGCTACAAGCGAGCAGCCGGTGACATCACTGACCGAGCTCACGGGAGTCTGCGCCGCCGCCCGGACACGGCGCCGTCCGACGCGTCTTCGGAGAGGACTGCTACTGTCCCCCCTCGAGCGCCTCGGCATCCCGCCCAAGGTGTTCACGGCACAGCGTGGCGCGCCGGTCCCGAGGCGTGTCGCCTCCCGCACCGCCCCCTGACGGTTTGGATACCACCTTGGCCGACCCCGCCGCTACCTCCTCCGACTCTGCGAACCCTCCCGAGACATCACCTCGTCGGCCGAGTCGGCGGACCGTGATCCTGGGAGCCGTGAGCGCGGGCGTCGGCGTCGCCGTGCTCGGTGCCGGCGGCTACGCCGCGTACCAGGCTCTTGCACCCCGCGACTCCGACGTCGCCGGTGTCGCTGGCGACCCGGAGGCGATGCCTGCGGAGCGTGAGCTGCTGGCGGGCGTCCCTGAGCCTGTCCCCTCGTTCGGGCCCAACGGCACCCACTGGCCCTCCCGGACGCCGTGGATCACCGGCGATGTCGACCTTGAGGTGGAGGTCGAGTGCTCGTGGTCCGCGATCAGCGACGCGATCACCGCCGCAGTGGAGGGGACGGGTCCGTCCGAGACGGTGCGGATCCTCGTCGCTCCCGGCGAGCTCGCCGGCGACGGCGCAGGGTCGAGTTCGTCACCGATGATGCAGGACGTCGGATCCCTCGACCGTGAGAACCGCATTCTCGTCTACCCCCGTGACGGTTGGGGCACGGTCACCACCAGTGACGCCTGGCGTCTTCTGCGCGTGCACGGCGTCGCCGTGGGCGGCATCGTCACCACCGGGGGGTTCCTCGCCTCCGGCTGCACCGGTTCTGCGTTCACCCGCATCACGACCACCGCGTACAACGTCTACGGCATCGACGACGTCGAGTTCACTGAGAACATCGAGCTCGTCGAGATCGTCGTCCCGGACGCGCAGCTGCGAGACGAAGACGTGTCCAGCATGCGCACCCCCACGGATGGCGCCGGCGGTCTGCGTTTCATCTACCGCATCGGCTGCCACACCGCTCCTGCCTACAAAGCGGACGGATCCGACGCCCACACCGACACGGTCCAGCTCTCTGGGCAGGGAGGCAACTACTACGGCGACATCACGAGCATCGACTGCATCGACTTCGCCTCCTCGAATACGGCGTTCCAGATCGGCTCGGCCGCGGGAGTGCGCTTCGAGCACTGCCTCGTCGTGGGCGCAGAGACGGTCCAGCGGGTCTTCCCGCTGCTGGAGGGCGCCGACACCGGTGGGAACTTCGGCGCGGTGAACGGCCCCGGAACCGACTTCGGCTGCACCGCCGTGGACAGCATCTTCATCGGACCGGTGGGAGCGGCGACCTGGGCGTCCGTGTCGAACTCCACCGTCGGCTACGAGAGCACCGGCGACGCCCCCCAGGACGGCGAATGGATCATCGACCCGTCGATCCTCGGCTGGAGCGCGGATGATGTCCGCGAGCGCAGCCCCGCGATCACGGGCGACTACCTCACCTCCATCTGGACCTAACTCGGTGACAGGACGGATCGCGGTCGGCTGGACAACCGGCAGGAGCTCGGGGGCGTCGGCCAGTAGCCTGTGCCGAGAGCGGCGCGACGCGATATCGCGATCCCGCTGCTCGAGTGGACGGGTGATGTGATGACGACTCGCGGCGCGCGGACCGTGCGCGGCATCGTCGCTGCGCTCGTTGCGACACTGCTCGCGTTGGTGTCTCACTCGATCGCTGACGGATCAGCCCCCAGCCGGCTCGGCGTTCTCCTGGCACTCGCGTTCGCGGTCCCGGTGTGCATCGCTCTCGCCGGCCGACGGCTCTCGCGCGTGCGCCTGAGCGTGTCGGTGCTGATCAGCCAGTTCGCGTTCCACGCGGCGATGATGCTGGGCAATCCGGCGACCACACCCGCGTCGCCCGCCGCGCCGGAGCGCGCCGGGCACCACCAGAACGCGGGCGTTCCGGCTCTTGACCTGGCGAACTCTGTGACCCACGCGGACCACAACACCCTCATGTGGGGAGCGCACCTCCTTGCCGCGATCGCGACGATCTTCGCGCTGCGGATGGGCGAACGCGCGTTCTGGAGCATCCTCCGGCGTCAACGGTTCGAGACGGTTCAGGCGTTGTTCGCGTTCACGCTCGAAGCGGTACCCACCGGCGAGAGAGCCCCGGCGACTGCTGCAGTGACGGTGCGCCCGCGGCTGGTGACGTTGTCGACGATGAGGCATCGAGGGCCGCCGGTCGCTGCTGCCTGAGCGCAGCCACCGCCCGCACTCTTCTCACCCTTCTCGGGCTGCTTCGTCGCGCCCGCCCCACGGAAAGATTTTCTTGTGTCCACACGATTCACTCTCACCGCGGTGACCGCGCTCAGCGCCGGCATCGCCCTTGCAGTAGCCGCCCCGCTCTCCGCGTCCGCGCACATCAGCATCACCCCGAACGCCACCGATCCAGGAGCCTCGGAGAACTTCACGTTCAAAGCCGTGAACGAGTCCGAGACCGCGATGACGACCGCGGTGACCGTGTCCCTCCCGACCGACACTCCGATCGTGTCGGTGCGCTACCTGCCGACCCCGGGGTGGAGTACGTCGGTCGTGGAGAGCACACTCCCGGAACCGGTGACGGTCGGCGGGAACGAGATCATCGAGGCGCCGACCAGCATCGTCTTCACCGCTGATGCGGGGAGCGAGATCCAGCCGGGTCAGTTCATGCAGTGGACCGTCTCGCTGGGCCCGATCCCGGAGACCGGGAGCCTGCTGCTCCCGGCCGTGCAGTCCTACAGCGACGGGACGAGCGTCGACTGGGTCTCGACCGCGGAGGAGGTCGAGGCCGATACCTCGTTGAAGTCCGCCCCTGTGCTCTACGTGCAGGACGAACCGGCTGAAGACGATCACGGCGGATCGAGCACCACCGCCGATTCCACCGATAGCGTCGACGCCACGGCGTCTGCGTCCGGGATGGGTGCTGAGTCGGGCCTGGCCCTCGGGCTGAGCATCGCGGCCCTGCTGCTCGGGGTGGTGGGGGCTGCGTTCGGCGCCATCGCCCTGTTCGGTCGGAAGCGAGCGCGCGGATGACCGGTCGCCTCGCCGGGAGGGCCGCGGTCACTGCAGCCGCGACGCTGCTGCTCGCCCTGGTCGTAGCGCCCGCGGCTGCAGCTCACGACTCGGTGCTCGGCAGCAGCCCCTCCCCCGACGAGCAGGTGACGGAGGTGACGGAGGTCTCGTTGTCCTTCAATGACACCCTGCTGGATCTGGGAGGCGCGAGCAACGCGTTCGCGATCCAGGTGCTCGGCCCGGACGGCCGCTACTACTCGGGGGGATGCGTCGCCTTGGACGGGTCCACCGTGTCGGTGCCGGCGGCGCTCGGGGCGCCGGGCGAGTACGAGGTGCGGTGGCAGGTGGTGTCCTCCGACGGTCACCCGACCTCCGACAGCTACACCTTCGACTACGCTCCCGACGCTGCCGCGCCCGCCGCCGAGGGCGCCGCAACGGCTGCCCGCTGCGGAACCGATGGTGAGAGCGAGAGCACCACGCAGACTCCAGCTGCCGCGTCCGATTCGGGGTTCGATGCGGCTCCGGTGATCACGGGGCTGTCCATCGGAGTCGGCGCGATAGCGGTCGCGACGGCGATCACGGTCTTCGTGATCGGCCGGATGCGACGCCGCAGCTGACCCGACGGGCCCGCCCCCGCTTGGGGCGGGCCCGTCATCCCCTGACAACGTACGAACGAACGAAGGGCACGCTGATGACCCTCGCGTCGCTGTTCGCGAGCCTCCCGGACGCGCCGCCGTCC
This window encodes:
- a CDS encoding cation-translocating P-type ATPase, whose protein sequence is MHDEGGEDDEHSDGDELAPWWRDRGVLIPVAAGVLLAVGYLLEWTGFPVAGTIVLAASLLAGASTFVPSAVRRLLRGKLGVSLLMTIAAVGAVLLGHVGEAAALAFLFSIAEALEDRAMDKARDGLRALLDLIPQTATVSRLHGDVTIPARELRELDILVVRPGERVATDGVVVSGRSSLDTSAITGESIPVEVGPGDAVTAGSINGGGALQIEATAAGTDNSLTTIVKLVEQAHARKGDRARLADRIAKPLVPAVLILSAGIALFGVLIGDPGTWTERALVVLVAASPCALAIAVPVTVISAIGSASRFGLIIKSGEAFERLGTVQLVAFDKTGTLTRNSPIVTHVATADGVTRDEVLALAAALEKRSTHPLAAAIVAAAPLHPQADDVVEHPGDGLTGTVDGTPIRVGSPRWVPADALTAQLESMESEGMTAVVVEQADSVLGIIGIRDELKPEAAATIAELKRHHIGALMLTGDNTRTAHALAQQAGISEVRAEQKPDQKAAAIEEFRRHRRVAMIGDGINDAPALATADVGIAMGATGSAAAIESADVAFTGTDLRLIPAALLHARRGRRIMTANLILALGVIIVLFPLALTGVLGLAGVVLVHELAEVVIIANGVRAARRHTPLTPQPALQASSR
- a CDS encoding copper resistance CopC family protein, whose amino-acid sequence is MTGRLAGRAAVTAAATLLLALVVAPAAAAHDSVLGSSPSPDEQVTEVTEVSLSFNDTLLDLGGASNAFAIQVLGPDGRYYSGGCVALDGSTVSVPAALGAPGEYEVRWQVVSSDGHPTSDSYTFDYAPDAAAPAAEGAATAARCGTDGESESTTQTPAAASDSGFDAAPVITGLSIGVGAIAVATAITVFVIGRMRRRS
- a CDS encoding DUF6804 family protein, producing MALAPGIILAIVLLAGLALVGTEEYIFVLYTVAILAAVMSWFAIQARAWWWLIGLAPMVVLWNPILPFTFLDVIWSSLHLVGIGIAVAAGLIIRVPVND
- a CDS encoding metalloregulator ArsR/SmtB family transcription factor, with amino-acid sequence MLTIASRLDVMNRLGRAMADPTRSRILLSLIEQPGHPGELAEALGLTRSNVSNHLTCLRGCGIVAAIPEGRSTRYEIADPHLSKALMVMLDVVLAVEDGAGCTDENCDVPMCCEVNA
- a CDS encoding YcnI family protein — translated: MSTRFTLTAVTALSAGIALAVAAPLSASAHISITPNATDPGASENFTFKAVNESETAMTTAVTVSLPTDTPIVSVRYLPTPGWSTSVVESTLPEPVTVGGNEIIEAPTSIVFTADAGSEIQPGQFMQWTVSLGPIPETGSLLLPAVQSYSDGTSVDWVSTAEEVEADTSLKSAPVLYVQDEPAEDDHGGSSTTADSTDSVDATASASGMGAESGLALGLSIAALLLGVVGAAFGAIALFGRKRARG